A DNA window from Tenuifilaceae bacterium CYCD contains the following coding sequences:
- a CDS encoding 4-alpha-glucanotransferase has protein sequence MKYLTFDKEQLVNLEYSLNREILSTNRAGGYFSTTIILCNTRKYHGLMILPIDEFDGENHVLLSSVDETIIQHGQSFNLGIHRYPGIYEPRGHKYIVDFEYEPTPTLTYRVGGVILKKELLFVHNEEQFMIRYTLVDAHSPTKLKIKPFLAFRNVHNLSKANHWVNTKYQTCDNGVKYKLYTGFPFLHMQLNKKSEYIPSPDWYYNVEYMEELKRGYEGHEDLFIPGYFEIPLKKGESVIFSAATSEQAHATLLKKFNAELMRRHPKDCFMNCIANSAQQFIVQKRKRHDIIAGYPWFGSWGRDTFISLPGLTLGLNDEKTCKTILDSVSHDLKDGLFPNMGNAKSVAFNSVDAPLWYFWAIQQYCHYTNNHKDVWHEYGKKMKTILKGYHDGLAFNIKMQPNGLIWAGEKGYALTWMDAIVHGKPVTPRIGFPVEINALWYNAIMFTIDLATKNKDSRFVKEWLPIAELAKKSFNELFWIEEGNYLADYIDENGQNKDIRPNQLFAISLPYSPIDDDKKIGVLNIIERKLYTPKGLRTLSPQHPDYRGRYEGDQATRDAAYHQGTAWPWLLGHYVEAQFRIHGNNAIPIAQGIVESIQEDVDIYGLCSVAEVYDGDPPQRPNGCISQAWSAAELIRIIKMIEQYSNQQ, from the coding sequence ATGAAGTATTTAACATTCGACAAGGAACAACTAGTAAACCTAGAGTATTCTTTAAACCGCGAAATTTTAAGCACCAATCGTGCCGGGGGTTATTTTAGCACCACTATTATTCTCTGCAACACCCGAAAATATCATGGATTAATGATTCTCCCCATTGATGAATTTGACGGAGAAAACCATGTTTTACTTTCAAGTGTCGACGAAACTATTATCCAGCACGGGCAATCATTCAACCTCGGCATCCATCGCTACCCAGGAATCTATGAGCCCCGAGGGCATAAATACATTGTAGACTTCGAATACGAACCAACTCCTACCCTAACATACAGAGTTGGCGGAGTTATCCTTAAAAAAGAACTACTCTTTGTTCATAACGAAGAGCAATTCATGATTCGATACACCCTTGTTGATGCGCATAGTCCTACCAAACTAAAAATAAAGCCATTCCTTGCATTCCGAAATGTACACAATCTAAGTAAGGCTAACCACTGGGTAAACACTAAATACCAAACTTGCGACAATGGCGTAAAGTATAAACTATACACTGGCTTTCCGTTCCTACACATGCAACTCAACAAGAAAAGCGAATACATACCATCACCCGATTGGTACTACAATGTTGAGTACATGGAGGAACTAAAACGAGGGTACGAGGGACACGAAGATTTATTTATCCCAGGTTATTTCGAGATTCCCTTAAAAAAGGGCGAAAGTGTAATATTCTCGGCGGCCACCTCGGAACAAGCACACGCTACTCTGCTAAAGAAATTTAATGCAGAACTAATGCGGCGGCATCCTAAGGATTGCTTTATGAATTGTATAGCCAATTCAGCACAGCAGTTCATTGTACAAAAAAGGAAGCGACACGACATCATTGCGGGATACCCTTGGTTCGGAAGTTGGGGACGCGACACGTTTATCTCCCTTCCAGGACTTACGCTTGGACTAAATGATGAAAAAACTTGCAAAACGATACTCGATAGCGTTAGCCACGATCTTAAGGATGGATTATTCCCTAATATGGGCAATGCCAAATCTGTAGCGTTTAATTCTGTAGATGCACCGCTATGGTATTTCTGGGCAATTCAACAATATTGCCATTACACAAATAACCATAAAGATGTTTGGCATGAGTACGGCAAAAAAATGAAAACCATTCTAAAGGGTTATCATGATGGGTTAGCTTTTAATATCAAAATGCAACCCAATGGTTTGATTTGGGCTGGTGAAAAAGGGTATGCCCTAACATGGATGGATGCTATTGTTCATGGCAAACCGGTTACCCCTCGCATAGGATTCCCTGTTGAAATTAACGCCTTATGGTATAATGCAATAATGTTCACTATCGATCTTGCCACAAAAAACAAAGACTCGCGATTTGTTAAAGAATGGCTGCCTATTGCCGAACTAGCAAAAAAATCGTTCAACGAACTATTTTGGATCGAAGAGGGCAACTATCTTGCGGACTATATCGATGAAAATGGACAGAATAAGGATATCCGTCCAAATCAACTCTTTGCCATATCGTTACCCTATAGCCCTATTGATGATGACAAAAAGATTGGCGTTCTGAATATCATTGAAAGAAAACTTTACACACCCAAAGGATTACGCACGCTATCCCCACAGCATCCCGATTACAGGGGAAGATACGAAGGAGATCAAGCAACCAGAGACGCAGCCTACCATCAGGGAACGGCATGGCCTTGGCTACTCGGTCACTACGTTGAAGCCCAATTTAGAATCCACGGCAATAATGCAATTCCAATAGCACAAGGCATTGTAGAATCAATTCAGGAAGACGTAGATATCTATGGATTATGCTCTGTTGCCGAAGTGTACGATGGCGATCCTCCTCAACGTCCTAATGGCTGCATATCGCAAGCATGGAGCGCTGCCGAATTAATAAGGATTATCAAAATGATAGAACAATACAGCAATCAACAATAA
- the rsmA gene encoding ribosomal RNA small subunit methyltransferase A — MPAVRPKKELGQHFLHDKRTASRIVESLLADSVDNILEIGPGMGVLTADLLAKFGDKFWAVEIDEESVAYLKSTLPALSKNILDEDFLKINLSDKFSGKIALIGNLPYNISSQIFFRILENRQNVTEVVAMIQREVALRIAEKPGSRTYGILSVLLQAYYRIDYLFTVSEGCFTPPPKVKSAVIRLTRNDVVALSCNEELFVKVVKASFNQRRKTLRNSIKSAFQSVEIGEKFAQKRAEQLSVADFVELTNEVDVLLRKA; from the coding sequence ATGCCTGCAGTTAGACCCAAAAAAGAGCTAGGTCAGCACTTCCTTCACGATAAGCGAACTGCATCGAGAATTGTGGAGAGTTTACTAGCCGATAGCGTAGATAATATTCTAGAAATTGGCCCAGGAATGGGTGTGCTGACTGCCGACTTGCTGGCTAAGTTTGGCGATAAATTTTGGGCGGTTGAGATCGATGAAGAATCTGTTGCGTACCTTAAATCAACACTTCCTGCATTAAGTAAGAATATTCTGGATGAGGATTTTTTGAAAATAAACCTTTCTGATAAATTTTCTGGGAAAATTGCCCTAATTGGAAACCTGCCGTACAATATTTCATCTCAGATTTTTTTTCGGATTTTAGAGAATCGTCAGAATGTAACAGAGGTTGTAGCAATGATTCAACGCGAGGTGGCGTTGAGAATAGCGGAGAAACCAGGTTCTAGAACTTATGGTATTTTAAGCGTTCTGCTTCAGGCCTACTACAGAATTGATTACCTTTTTACAGTAAGCGAGGGTTGCTTTACTCCTCCGCCAAAGGTAAAATCGGCGGTTATTCGGCTGACCCGAAATGATGTTGTTGCGCTTAGTTGTAACGAGGAACTGTTTGTGAAAGTGGTTAAAGCATCGTTTAATCAACGCCGGAAGACTTTACGAAATTCAATAAAATCAGCATTTCAATCTGTTGAAATTGGAGAAAAGTTTGCTCAAAAACGTGCAGAACAACTATCGGTGGCTGATTTTGTGGAGTTGACAAATGAGGTGGATGTGTTGTTAAGGAAGGCCTAA
- a CDS encoding DNA-binding response regulator, which yields MIRTVIVDDEEDCRVALHNLLNDHSAELEVAGLACSVVDGVKLIHRVSPDLVFLDIQMQDGTGFDLLEIFTNPRFSIVFVTSYDNYALKAFQYAAMDYLLKPVDPELLAKTIEKYKRNNPAQSQQLNVLMENHKQGLKKMAIPTTEGVLLFDINTITHLEGDGCYTNIFTLAGDKKMVSKNLKEFEIMLDTSIFFRSHKSHIVNLNHVNRYVQSDGGYLILNEGTSVPVARRKKDELEQLLGL from the coding sequence ATGATTAGAACTGTTATTGTTGACGATGAAGAGGATTGCCGGGTTGCGCTGCATAATCTGCTTAACGATCACTCTGCTGAGCTTGAGGTTGCCGGCCTAGCTTGCAGTGTAGTTGATGGCGTTAAGCTAATCCATCGCGTTAGCCCTGATTTGGTTTTCCTTGATATTCAGATGCAGGATGGTACAGGTTTCGATCTACTCGAGATTTTCACTAACCCAAGGTTCTCAATTGTATTCGTTACCTCGTACGATAATTACGCATTAAAGGCTTTTCAGTATGCAGCCATGGATTATCTATTAAAACCAGTTGATCCTGAGTTGCTTGCTAAAACCATTGAGAAGTATAAACGGAATAATCCTGCTCAAAGCCAGCAGCTAAATGTGTTGATGGAGAACCACAAGCAGGGGCTAAAGAAGATGGCAATACCTACAACCGAAGGAGTATTGCTGTTCGATATTAATACAATTACCCATCTTGAAGGCGATGGCTGTTATACCAATATCTTTACATTGGCCGGTGATAAAAAGATGGTGTCGAAGAACCTAAAAGAGTTTGAAATAATGCTCGATACCTCTATTTTTTTCCGTTCTCATAAATCACACATCGTAAACCTTAACCATGTTAACCGCTACGTGCAATCCGATGGCGGGTATTTGATTTTGAACGAGGGAACATCTGTTCCTGTTGCCCGTCGTAAAAAAGATGAGCTTGAACAGTTGCTTGGTCTTTAG
- a CDS encoding ABC transporter permease codes for MKAFRPFIVLIRLARESMQFAYQAITANKLRTFLSLFGITIGIFAIISVFTMLDSLEKNIRDSLQSLGDKVVYVQKWPWGGNEEYPWWKYMNRPQPTLDDLDEIRRRSNLTESACFCVGFRTTIKFQKNNLSSTAVYGTTTDYDNIRSFELAEGRFFSPFEINAGRSLAIIGQNIVRDLFEGASPIGKTIQVGTKKLTVIGVFEKEGKSAIGEDSNDDLVLIPLEIAKTMVDPRRNGPWIMVKAKSNTNVADLMDELRGILRSFHRLKPLDDDNFALNQISLMKDSLDAIFSSINFAGGFIAFFAIIVGGFGIANIMFVSVKERTSQIGIQKALGAKRYFILIQFLYEAVLLAVLGGVIGLLLIFIGTVIINNSTDFSIYLTLPNIIRGLLISAVIGIVSGFVPAWIASRLSPVEAINTKA; via the coding sequence ATGAAAGCATTTCGTCCATTTATAGTACTTATCCGATTGGCCAGAGAAAGTATGCAATTTGCCTATCAGGCAATAACAGCCAATAAACTCCGCACATTCCTTTCGTTATTTGGAATAACTATAGGCATTTTTGCGATCATTTCGGTATTTACAATGCTCGATAGCTTAGAGAAGAATATACGCGACAGCTTGCAATCCCTTGGCGATAAAGTTGTTTACGTTCAAAAATGGCCGTGGGGCGGAAACGAGGAATACCCCTGGTGGAAATACATGAACCGGCCACAGCCAACTCTCGATGATCTTGATGAAATAAGGAGAAGAAGTAATCTTACAGAATCGGCATGTTTTTGCGTTGGTTTCCGGACAACTATTAAGTTTCAAAAAAACAATCTCTCAAGTACAGCAGTTTACGGAACTACCACCGACTATGATAACATCCGCTCGTTCGAATTAGCCGAAGGTCGTTTCTTTTCACCTTTCGAAATCAACGCTGGACGTAGCCTTGCCATTATTGGGCAAAATATTGTTCGCGACCTATTTGAAGGAGCCAGTCCAATCGGTAAAACCATACAGGTTGGAACTAAAAAGTTAACCGTTATAGGTGTTTTCGAGAAAGAAGGGAAATCGGCTATTGGCGAAGATAGTAACGATGATCTTGTTCTAATACCCCTAGAAATAGCAAAGACAATGGTTGATCCAAGGCGTAATGGACCATGGATAATGGTTAAAGCCAAGTCCAACACCAACGTTGCCGATTTAATGGACGAACTGAGAGGAATACTTCGATCGTTTCATAGATTAAAACCACTTGACGACGACAATTTCGCCCTCAACCAAATTAGTTTGATGAAGGATAGCCTAGATGCAATTTTTAGCTCCATCAACTTTGCGGGTGGCTTTATAGCATTCTTTGCAATTATTGTGGGTGGCTTTGGCATTGCCAATATCATGTTTGTATCGGTTAAGGAACGTACAAGTCAAATCGGCATTCAGAAAGCACTCGGTGCTAAACGATATTTTATTCTGATACAGTTTCTATACGAAGCCGTTCTTTTGGCCGTGTTGGGTGGAGTTATTGGCTTGCTCCTCATCTTCATTGGAACAGTGATAATTAACAACTCCACAGACTTCTCAATTTATCTGACATTGCCAAACATCATTAGAGGATTGTTAATTTCGGCAGTAATTGGAATTGTTTCTGGGTTTGTACCAGCATGGATTGCATCGAGGTTAAGCCCTGTAGAGGCTATCAATACAAAGGCTTAA
- a CDS encoding serine hydrolase: MKKSICLLILSVGFFVSCQKNNIEPSLTSEIEKLVNENIESENLAGVTIGVYHNGKTNHYFFGTKDLSTGEKIDELTIFEIGSITKTFTALLFANAVTQNQVSLNDTIDGFFPLNIQVPYKDGVHISFFNLLNHTSGLPSEPDNLPTEQPVANFDEAALANYFNDLQLHNTPGTTYEYSNLGMGLVGYLIGRTTGTEYDDLLKENIFTPMGMQYTCCKAEDIPINNVAQGYYQMQRADFYQWSNIFEAAGTIKSNLHDMMIYLKENINRDSSSIKEALTLTQTRTFTVNEHFHMGLGWHITIDGNNNEIYWHNGGTRGFSSFIAFNNTTKDGVVVLINSYSLNAQNIIGIETINLLYKY; this comes from the coding sequence ATGAAAAAATCAATATGCCTTCTAATTCTAAGTGTTGGATTCTTTGTCTCCTGCCAAAAAAACAACATAGAACCTTCATTAACTAGTGAAATTGAAAAACTTGTAAACGAAAACATTGAATCCGAAAATCTTGCAGGCGTAACAATTGGGGTATATCACAATGGCAAAACAAACCATTACTTCTTTGGGACAAAAGACTTATCAACCGGAGAGAAAATTGATGAACTTACAATTTTCGAAATTGGTTCGATAACAAAAACATTTACCGCGCTTCTTTTCGCAAATGCGGTGACTCAAAATCAAGTATCATTGAACGATACAATAGATGGATTCTTTCCTCTCAACATACAAGTTCCATACAAAGATGGGGTTCACATCAGTTTTTTTAACCTTCTAAACCACACATCAGGTTTGCCAAGCGAACCTGACAATCTACCAACAGAACAGCCCGTGGCAAACTTTGACGAAGCCGCATTAGCCAATTATTTTAACGATCTTCAACTACACAATACGCCAGGAACAACCTATGAGTACTCTAATTTAGGAATGGGACTTGTTGGCTATTTAATAGGAAGAACAACAGGGACAGAATACGATGATCTTCTAAAAGAAAACATATTTACGCCAATGGGTATGCAATATACGTGCTGTAAGGCAGAAGACATTCCTATCAACAATGTTGCTCAGGGCTACTACCAAATGCAGCGTGCCGACTTCTATCAATGGTCCAATATTTTTGAGGCAGCAGGAACCATAAAATCGAACCTGCACGACATGATGATATACCTAAAAGAAAATATTAACCGCGATAGTTCTTCCATAAAAGAGGCCTTAACCCTAACCCAAACAAGAACATTCACTGTAAACGAACATTTCCACATGGGATTAGGTTGGCATATAACTATTGATGGCAATAACAATGAGATATACTGGCACAATGGAGGAACTCGCGGTTTTTCATCATTTATTGCATTTAACAATACTACAAAGGATGGCGTAGTGGTTCTTATAAACTCCTACAGCTTAAATGCCCAAAACATAATTGGCATCGAAACCATAAACTTGCTGTATAAATACTAA
- the purH gene encoding bifunctional purine biosynthesis protein PurH: protein MKDLKSIKTALISVYHKDKLDEIVKLLNSYKVKIYSTGGTLDFITGCGVEATPVESLTGYPSILGGRVKTLHPKIFGGILARRDNENDLFQLQEYVIPEMDLVIVDLYPFEQTVASGASDPEIIEKIDIGGVSLIRAAAKNFKDVVIVSNRSQYSKLIGILESNHCSTDLAQRKMFAAEAFGTTSHYDTAIFNYFNGEFPQASFRKSVEGLNVLRYGENPHQNGVFYGNLNAHFDQLHGKEISYNNLLDIDAAVNLIKEFSDATVAILKHNNACGVATRNDIKSAWVDALAGDPVSAYGGVIITNRDIDAATAEEMNKIFFEVLIAPAYTDEALTILKSKKNRIILVIKDFQLPQLIHRTLLNGVLVQERDSHRESPEELKVVTASAPTQQQVDDLLFANIIVKHSKSNAIVFAKNKQLMASGVGQTSRVDAVKQAIDKAHNFNFDLKGAVMASDAFFPFSDSVEVASKAGVTAVIQPGGSVRDQETIDFCNNNGIAMVITGVRHFKH from the coding sequence ATGAAAGATTTGAAATCGATTAAAACTGCACTAATATCTGTTTATCACAAGGATAAACTCGATGAAATTGTAAAATTACTCAATAGCTACAAGGTTAAAATTTATTCAACCGGAGGAACTCTGGATTTTATTACGGGATGTGGCGTTGAGGCAACTCCTGTGGAGAGTTTAACTGGTTATCCTTCAATACTTGGTGGTAGAGTTAAAACTCTTCATCCAAAAATTTTTGGAGGTATTTTGGCCCGTCGCGACAACGAGAATGATTTGTTCCAGTTACAGGAGTACGTTATTCCCGAGATGGATTTGGTGATAGTCGATCTTTATCCCTTTGAGCAAACGGTTGCTTCGGGTGCCTCTGACCCCGAAATAATTGAGAAGATCGATATTGGTGGTGTTTCGTTGATTAGGGCTGCCGCTAAAAATTTTAAGGATGTTGTTATTGTTTCCAATCGTAGCCAGTACTCAAAGTTAATCGGTATTTTGGAAAGCAACCATTGCTCAACCGATCTTGCGCAGCGTAAAATGTTTGCGGCTGAGGCTTTTGGAACAACATCGCATTACGACACTGCCATTTTCAACTACTTTAACGGTGAGTTCCCTCAAGCATCATTCAGGAAGAGCGTTGAGGGCTTGAATGTGTTGCGTTATGGCGAGAATCCTCATCAAAATGGCGTATTCTATGGCAATTTAAATGCTCATTTTGATCAATTACATGGTAAAGAAATTTCGTACAATAATCTTTTAGATATTGATGCTGCGGTTAACCTCATTAAAGAGTTTTCCGATGCAACTGTTGCAATTCTTAAGCATAATAATGCCTGTGGCGTGGCAACACGTAACGATATAAAGTCCGCCTGGGTTGATGCGTTAGCCGGAGATCCTGTTTCGGCGTATGGTGGTGTTATTATAACAAACAGAGATATTGATGCCGCCACTGCGGAGGAAATGAATAAAATTTTCTTTGAAGTTCTTATTGCTCCAGCATATACCGATGAGGCTTTGACGATTCTTAAATCCAAAAAGAATAGAATTATTCTGGTAATAAAAGATTTTCAGTTACCTCAGCTTATTCATCGAACTTTGCTTAATGGCGTTTTAGTTCAGGAACGCGATTCGCACAGGGAATCACCTGAGGAGTTAAAGGTAGTAACCGCTAGCGCTCCAACGCAACAACAGGTTGATGATTTGCTTTTTGCCAATATTATTGTGAAACACTCAAAGTCAAACGCTATTGTTTTTGCCAAGAATAAACAGCTTATGGCAAGTGGCGTTGGGCAAACATCTCGGGTTGATGCGGTTAAACAGGCTATCGATAAGGCTCACAATTTTAACTTTGATTTGAAAGGAGCCGTTATGGCATCGGATGCCTTCTTTCCATTTTCCGACAGCGTTGAGGTTGCATCAAAGGCTGGTGTTACTGCGGTAATTCAACCCGGAGGATCGGTGAGAGATCAGGAAACCATTGATTTTTGCAATAACAATGGAATTGCAATGGTTATAACAGGAGTTAGACATTTCAAACATTAA
- a CDS encoding rod shape-determining protein, whose product MGLFSFLTQELAIDLGTANTIILYNDKIVVDQPSIVAIDQATSKMIAIGEEARAMHGKTHENIKTIRPLRDGVIADFNAAEQMIRGMIKMINTKNAIFNPSLRMVIGIPSGSTEVEIRAVRDSSEHAGGRDVYLIYEPMAAALGIGLDVLAPEGSMVVDIGGGTTEIAVIALGGIVCNKSVRIAGDGFTSDIQAYMRHQHNVKIGERTAEDIKIQVGSALPDLDNPPADFIVRGPNLMTALPIEVPVSYQEIAYCLDKSLSKVESAIFNVLEQTPPELYADIVQKGIYLAGGGALLRGLDKRLSEKVNIPFHVAEDPLHAVARGTGIALKNVDRFPFLMR is encoded by the coding sequence ATGGGACTTTTTTCATTTTTAACGCAGGAGTTGGCAATCGATCTGGGGACTGCCAATACAATTATTCTGTATAACGATAAGATTGTGGTTGATCAACCTTCAATTGTAGCAATTGATCAGGCCACATCAAAAATGATTGCAATTGGAGAGGAAGCGCGTGCAATGCACGGTAAAACTCACGAAAATATAAAAACCATTCGGCCACTCCGCGATGGTGTTATTGCAGACTTCAACGCTGCCGAACAGATGATCCGTGGAATGATCAAGATGATCAATACCAAAAATGCAATTTTCAATCCATCACTCCGGATGGTGATTGGCATTCCTAGCGGAAGTACCGAAGTGGAGATACGTGCGGTTCGCGACTCATCGGAACATGCAGGAGGCCGTGATGTGTACTTGATTTATGAGCCAATGGCTGCTGCGTTGGGTATTGGTTTGGATGTTTTGGCACCTGAAGGAAGCATGGTTGTCGATATTGGAGGTGGTACCACCGAGATTGCTGTTATTGCACTTGGTGGTATTGTTTGCAATAAGTCTGTACGTATTGCCGGTGATGGATTTACTTCGGATATTCAGGCATATATGCGCCATCAGCATAATGTTAAGATTGGTGAACGTACTGCTGAAGATATTAAAATTCAGGTTGGATCTGCTTTGCCCGATTTGGATAATCCTCCTGCCGATTTTATTGTTCGTGGACCGAACTTGATGACTGCCTTGCCAATTGAAGTTCCTGTATCATATCAGGAAATAGCGTACTGCCTTGATAAATCGTTATCAAAAGTTGAGTCGGCTATCTTCAATGTGTTGGAGCAAACCCCACCAGAACTCTATGCTGATATTGTTCAAAAGGGTATCTATCTAGCTGGTGGAGGGGCATTGTTACGTGGGCTTGACAAGAGGCTATCCGAGAAGGTTAATATTCCATTCCATGTTGCGGAGGATCCATTACATGCAGTTGCGCGTGGTACCGGTATTGCCCTTAAGAATGTTGATAGGTTTCCATTCTTAATGCGATAG
- a CDS encoding rod shape-determining protein MreC — protein sequence MNNFIRFLERFHFVILFVVLFTISMVMYLNTTYYQKAQVGRLTKGISGLIAGQFSNIGQYMNLKRSNIELTLENVALRNEIERLRSTLQERGFSTRIDSLSGARYIHIPARIVNNTVNRQHNFITLNVGLNEGVTQGMGVICDDGVVGVVASVSRDFCTVISTLNIDLKISAKHHKSGVFGSLSWDGLNYSEVVLRDVPRHVNIAVGDTIVTSGFSAIFPRDIPLGTISEFEGKDGNFYNIRVLLLADFRRLDNVYVVKSYDNPEITKIEITNRND from the coding sequence ATGAATAATTTTATTCGATTCCTTGAGCGGTTCCACTTTGTGATACTTTTTGTGGTACTTTTTACCATTTCGATGGTAATGTACCTCAATACCACCTATTACCAAAAAGCACAGGTAGGGCGATTAACTAAAGGCATTTCTGGACTTATTGCTGGTCAGTTCAGCAATATAGGCCAGTACATGAACTTGAAAAGATCAAACATAGAGTTAACGTTGGAGAATGTAGCGCTAAGGAACGAGATAGAAAGGTTGCGAAGCACGCTGCAGGAAAGAGGATTCTCAACCCGCATTGATAGTTTGAGTGGGGCTAGGTATATCCATATCCCTGCTCGGATTGTAAATAATACAGTAAACCGTCAGCATAACTTTATAACCCTTAATGTTGGTTTGAACGAAGGGGTTACTCAAGGGATGGGCGTTATTTGCGATGATGGTGTTGTTGGAGTTGTTGCTTCGGTTAGCCGCGATTTTTGCACGGTTATATCAACCCTGAATATCGATTTGAAAATTTCTGCGAAGCATCATAAATCGGGTGTATTTGGTTCTCTCTCGTGGGATGGTTTGAATTACAGTGAGGTGGTGCTAAGGGATGTGCCCCGGCATGTAAATATTGCCGTTGGCGATACAATAGTGACCAGTGGGTTTTCAGCAATATTCCCACGCGATATACCTTTAGGAACAATATCGGAGTTTGAGGGTAAGGACGGAAACTTTTACAATATCAGAGTTTTACTATTGGCTGATTTTAGAAGGTTAGATAACGTATACGTTGTTAAATCGTACGATAATCCTGAGATTACAAAAATTGAAATAACCAATAGAAATGATTAA